Proteins encoded together in one Planctopirus ephydatiae window:
- the tuf gene encoding elongation factor Tu, producing MAKEVFQRTKPHVNVGTIGHIDHGKTTTTAAILAVQTAKGLAKFKSYSDIAKGGTVRDETKTVTIAVSHVEYETDTRHYAHIDCPGHADYIKNMITGAAQMDGAILVVSAADGPMPQTREHILLARQVDVPALVVFLNKCDLVDDEELLELVEMEVRELLSKYDFPGDDITIVRGNAKGALDNPADPKFNKCIGDLMDALDANVPEPERAVDKPMLMSIEDVFSIEGRGTVVTGRIEQGILKVGDKVQIIGLKDTIESVCTGVEMFQKTLDEGRAGDNVGVLIRGIKKEDVQRGQVLAKPGSIQPHTKFECQVYVLSKEEGGRHTPFFNGYKPQFYFRTTDVTGGAKLLGGAEMCMPGDNVKMEVELLKPIAMTENVRFAIREGGKTVGSGVVTKILA from the coding sequence ATGGCGAAGGAAGTTTTTCAGCGGACAAAGCCCCACGTCAACGTTGGAACGATTGGTCACATTGACCATGGCAAGACCACGACAACAGCCGCAATTCTGGCTGTGCAGACTGCCAAGGGTCTGGCCAAGTTCAAGAGCTATTCGGATATCGCCAAGGGTGGTACCGTTCGCGACGAAACCAAGACCGTGACGATTGCCGTTTCGCACGTCGAATACGAAACAGACACCCGTCACTATGCTCACATCGATTGCCCAGGTCACGCTGACTATATCAAGAATATGATCACCGGTGCCGCTCAGATGGACGGCGCCATTCTGGTGGTCTCCGCTGCTGACGGCCCGATGCCACAGACTCGCGAGCACATCCTGCTGGCCCGTCAGGTGGACGTCCCTGCCCTCGTGGTGTTCCTCAACAAGTGCGATCTTGTTGACGATGAAGAACTTCTTGAACTCGTCGAAATGGAAGTTCGCGAACTCCTCTCGAAGTACGATTTCCCAGGCGATGACATCACCATCGTTCGTGGAAACGCCAAGGGTGCTCTCGATAACCCTGCCGATCCTAAGTTCAACAAGTGCATTGGCGACCTGATGGACGCACTCGATGCCAATGTTCCTGAACCAGAACGTGCTGTCGACAAGCCCATGCTCATGTCGATTGAAGACGTGTTCTCAATCGAAGGTCGTGGTACTGTGGTGACTGGCCGTATCGAGCAGGGCATTCTCAAGGTGGGCGATAAGGTTCAGATTATCGGTCTGAAGGACACCATTGAGTCGGTCTGCACCGGTGTCGAAATGTTCCAGAAGACTCTCGATGAAGGTCGTGCTGGCGATAACGTGGGTGTGCTCATCCGCGGTATTAAGAAGGAAGACGTGCAGCGTGGTCAGGTGCTGGCCAAGCCAGGTTCAATTCAGCCGCACACCAAGTTTGAGTGCCAGGTTTACGTGCTGAGCAAAGAAGAAGGTGGTCGTCATACCCCGTTCTTCAATGGTTACAAGCCACAGTTCTACTTCCGTACCACAGACGTCACCGGCGGTGCCAAGCTCCTCGGCGGCGCAGAAATGTGTATGCCCGGCGACAACGTCAAGATGGAAGTTGAGCTGCTCAAGCCCATCGCCATGACTGAAAACGTTCGTTTTGCTATCCGTGAAGGTGGCAAGACGGTCGGTTCAGGCGTGGTTACAAAGATTCTCGCCTAG
- the rpmG gene encoding 50S ribosomal protein L33, producing the protein MAREFVWLECTESGQRNYRVSKETRGTERLELMKYCPRLRKHTLHKESRKK; encoded by the coding sequence ATGGCTCGCGAATTCGTTTGGCTCGAATGTACAGAATCAGGTCAGAGGAATTACCGCGTCTCCAAAGAGACTCGTGGTACGGAACGGCTGGAGCTCATGAAGTATTGCCCCAGGCTGCGGAAGCATACGCTCCATAAAGAGTCGCGTAA